gTGACCATGAGCTTCAGCTCTATGTTCTCACACAACCATTacccagtacatagcaggggcatatctattagaaaaaaaaaagtggtgcgTTTTGGAACTTGAAATGCTTGATCGTTTTCCTCCAATATTCAATTCTTGTGTATGGTGGTCTTTAGATGATTAGTAAACCTACAAAAAGGGGCACCGGAGGTAAAAGCTCCGCCATAATATATGAATAGAAACCAAAAGAGAAAATGGACACAaggagctaaaatataacaattttattgagaaaatgtatgaaaatacagaaaaaactagtAGAAACTAAATAATGAGATGCAATGAAAGGATAAAAAAGGCAACACTAGTACCACACACAGGACAATTTATACATATATGGAGCAAAGAATCGGTCAAATACACTGGTGCCAAAGGTGCAAAATACCATACGACAAATAATTAGGTTAATATATATTGCAGATTACAAGATCATACTGATGTCTTTAAGTAAAAAGTACAAAGCACAAGATACCAGAGGAGATAGATTGTAATGAATGCTCACAGATAAAGTGCAAATGCAGGAAGATACACAAAGAGCAGGAAAATATGGagtaaagtgccaagtgcaaaaaaatgtatactaaatcATATAAGTATATATGCTTAATGTAAGCTAAAAGTAGCAAAGTATACTATATGGCACTAGAAGCTGCCAAGACCGAAGGCAAAGATCAATAGTAGAAGGAAAGTCCCATTTAATAAAGAGAATGAAGCCCAGAGTCTTCCTGCATGATactattaaggctacgttcacactagcgttgcgccaccCTGCGTCGGtgacgcgacgcacggaaaaacgcgcgcgttttgcgacgcgtgcgtcgttttttgacgaaatcggacgcaagaaaaatgcaacttgtagcgttttcttgcgtccgacgctagcgtctaaaacgacgcacgtgtcggaaaacgcgtgcaaaaagacgcacgcgtcccctatgttaaacataggggcgcgtcgccgctgcgtcgccgacgcaacagcgacacgacgctaatgtgaacgtagcctaagcatgtGCATATAAcgagtaccaacctgcagccgtgtgtgGGAAagggagccccaacgcgcgtttcgcatatgctgcttcctcggggggcgctagtgtgaaGAGGGATGGAGGTCTCTTTATATCCCTGACATAGGCACCCTAAACGGATATGACGGCGCCTGCCCCAGCACAGCAATGACCGGAGGCGGCGGAGTCAGCGTCCGACGTCACGCACctgcgccccgcactgacgcgccAGTGGGAGGGGCCAGAAGCGCGACGCATACAGGACGCGTCCCCGCGGCAACCAGGACAAGCCGGCCGGGAGAGGCGCACACCGCTAGGGGCGGAGTCAAAGGCAGGAGGCGACCGAGCATAAGATGAAAGTCAGATAGAAGCCGAGGGGAGTGAGTGCACTAACTAGATCAGTGCGGGAGGGGGTGTGAAAGTGTGACTAATGTATATGTAACTCATGCCAGGACATAGCCTGCAGGGGAGACATAACAATAGAGAGCATAGTTAAATGCAAATGCAGTATGAGCAAGTGCCCAGACATACTTTGCACAAGAAAAGTAAAGAGGCAAATGCAATGCCCGTGAATAAGGTGCATAGTTGTATGCTGGGCATACAAACAAGTGAGCAAAAAGGGTCACAAGATTCACCCTGCTGGACAAGAAAGATAGACCataaaaatggatataaataacaTAGAGTGTGAGTAATATGTGACAGTTGAGTATGTAAATGAGTATGCAACAGACCATAAAAATGAGTATACGTGACATTGTATGTGAGTACAAGGTGACGGTTATACATGTGAATATGAGGGAGGAAGAGTATAGATATACTACCGTATAAAACAATGTGACATAGAACAACCTAGATCAAATAGGCAACATAAAATATAATTAGGCACGGAAAAACAGTGGCGACTGATGAGATTTATCCTCAGCTTCATGGTAAACAGGGAGAGAAGTCAGTAAGCACCTCCTGAGATCAATGGGGATGACAGTAATAAATAATGAAGACAATctgttaaaataaaataaagaaaaagacaATGAgtaacaaaagaaaagaaaataaacaccattaaaaccaCTATACACTAGACTAAAAAAGTTTTTTATATAGAAGATCCAATAATAAGTCATAGGACAATAAAAAACTTTATAAAAATGGGACAAAGCTAAGGACCTCATTGAGGCCCTTAGGGCGAATGCAGTCAATGCGGATTATCCACTGTGCCTCCAACTGGGCAAGGCGTTTTTTTCATGTCTCCTCCCCGTCCATCCGCCAGCACGCGATCAATGCCACGTACCAGCAGCAACTGACTATTGCAGCCATGTTTTTCCTTAAAATGCCTTGGTATTGGCTTCAAAAATTCATCAGCCGCTGAATTTAGTGCTGCTTTGATGTCCCGGGTATGTTCCCTAATTCTGACCCGCAGCTGGCGTGATGTGAGACCCACATAAATGAGTCCACAGGGacatgtggcgtaatacaccacgTGGTCTGTGGAACAAGTAATGTGCTGGGTTATCCGGAATTCCTTGGATCCGTCACTGGAGAGGCAGGAGAAACAGCGTTCCAAATTCTTGGCACTTTACTCCATATTTTCCTGCTCTTTGTGTATCTTCCTGCATTTGCACTTTATCTGTGAGCATTCATTACAATCGATCTCCTCTGGTATCTTGTGCTTTGTACTTTTTACTTAAAGACATCAGTATGATCTTGTAATCTGCAATATATATTAACCTAATTATTTGTCGTATGGTATTTTGCACCTTTGGCACCAGTGTATTTGACCGATTCTTTGCTCCATATATGTATAAATTGTCCTGTGTGTGGTACTAGTGTTGCCTTTTTTATCCTTTCATTGCATCTCATTATTTAGTTTCTactagttttttctgtattttcatacattttctcaataaaattgttatattttagctcctTGTGTCCATTTTCTCTTTTGGTTTCTTTAGATGATTAGGTCTTTACAAACTTGTAGTATTAAGTCATGTTACTAACTGTAGTAATTGCAATGCATTGTCCAGTTTAAACAGATTTCCCAAGCCTATGAAGTGCTCTCTGATGCAAAAAAACGAGACTTGTATGACAAGGGTGGCGAGCAAGCTATCAAAGAGGGAGGAATGGGCGGTGGTGGATTTGGATCACCAATGGACATCTTTGATATGTTTTTCGGTGGCGGAGGAAGAATGCAGAGGGAGCGGAGAGGTAATGTACATGTTCAAATTAATTTTCTCTATAAAGTCTTGGTTTTAGTTGAGTCTGTTTAACTTGCATTATTATTGCTCTCAGGTAAAAATGTAGTCCACCAGCTCTCTGTATCATTGGAGGATCTATACAATGGTGCGACACGAAAGTTGGCGTTACAGAAGAACACAATCTGTGACAAATGTGAAGGTAGGTGTGATGTACCTGACTTCCAAGCACTAAAATTGATCTTTAATTTTAGGATAGTCCTTGGAATCTGGTTACTAAGAAATGCATTATGCTAGATTGTTCTCAGTTCATTAGTGTTTCTTCAGTGGTGCTAAAATATTTTTAATAACAAGTATCTCAAAATTATTATCCTGGTTCATCCTTAAAGGATAGGTATAACTTTTTATACAAGTGAATGGTACTGCAAGCTGTCCTGATGTACAGCAGTGAGTGGGAAGAGTAGTCGGACCTCATGGCCTGTTGTAAGGCTGGAAAATCAGTACAATGCAGAGATCCCAAAAAACCTATGCTCCTGAATTGTTAAACTATGTAAAGTACAATCTTCTAAATGGTCATATCAAGAACTGACAGGTTCTGTAAACTGACTGCACCATCCCAGATGAATACttgtgttaaccccttcacgataaaCACCATATATGTATGGTGCATATCTGAAGTGGGTGTATGGGTGGGCTCACACAGCAAGGCTGCCCCGTACCAGGCAGGTGATGGCTGTatttacagccaggacctgccccTAACAATCGCAGTTGCTCTGCGTGCAATTGTTAAATACCGTTGTCAatctgacagcggcatgtaacatATGCCAACGTATTCTCATGTAGCTAACTCCGCCTGTCGGCGCACTAGTGTCACTAACTTCACCCATGACTGTCATTATGTAGCTCCTTTGAGATCCTGCCTGTGTGGGCGAaggagctttaggctatgtgcacacgtagaatggtccactgcggatttctccgcagtggatttgataaatctgcagggcaaaaacgctgcgtttttgctgcagatttaccgcgtttttattgcagatttcactgcggttttacacctgcggttttctattgaagcaggtgtaaaaccactgcgcaatccgcagaaacaagtgacatgctgcagaatgtaaaccactgcctttccgcgtgttttttttttttttttttcgcagcatggacactgcgttttctgtttcccacaggtttacattgtactgtaaactcatgggaaactgctgcggatctgcagcaaaatccgcagcgtgtgcacataaccttagtggtgaaaaaaaataattctggtgtCATATTGATGAAGAGGATCATATTGCATGGTCACTTTTACCACAATGTCCActgtaaaaataattttaaaaaatcccaAACTGTCAGaattgtgtgggttttttttttttttttttttgtagattgtggtaaaaagaataaaaactgaaaatgtaggccccttaaaaaatagtgaggaaagaatggttgtagatgacgaggaaaaagctaacatattaaacaccttcttctccacggtattcacggtggaaaatgaaatgctaggtgaaatcccaagaaacaatgaaaaccctatattaagggtcaccaatctaacccaagaagaggtgcgaaaccggctaaataagattaaaatagataaatctccgggtccggatggcatacacccacgagtactaagagaactaagtaatgtaatagataaaccattatttcttatttttagtgactctatagcgacagggtctgttccgcaggactggcgcatagcaaatgtggtgccaatattcaaaaagggctctaaaagtgaacctggaaattataggccagtaagtctaacctctattgttggtaaaatatttgaagggtttctgagggatgttattctggattatctcaatgagaataactgtttaactccatatcagcatgggtttatgagaaatcgctcctgtcaaaccaatctaatcagtttttatgaagaggtaagctatagactggaccacggtgagtcattggacgtggtatatctcgatttttccaaagcgtttgataccgtgccgcacaagaggttggtacacaaaatgagaatgcttggtctgggggaaaatgtgtgtaaatgggttagtaactggcttagtgatagaaagcagagggtggttataaatggtatagtctctaactgggtcgctgtgaccagtgggataccgcaggggtcagtattgggacctgttctcttcaacatattcattaatgatctggtagaaggtttacacagtaaaatatcgatatttgcagatgatacaaaactatgtaaagcagttaatacaagagaagatagtattctgctacagatggatctggataagttggaaacttgggctgaaaggtggcagatgaggtttaacaatgataaatgtaaggttatacacatgggaagagggaatcaatatcaccattacacactgaacgggaaaccactgggtaaatctgacagggagaaggacttggggatcctagttaatgataaacttacctggagcagccagtgccaggcagcagctgccaaggcaaacaggatcatggggtgcattaaaagaggtctggatacacatgatgagagcattatactgcctctgtacaaatccctagttagaccgcacatggagtactgtgtccagttttgggcaccggtgctcaggaaggatataatggaactagagagagtacaaaggagggcaacaaaattaataaaggggatgggagaactacaatacccagatagattagcgaaattaggattatttagtctagaaaaaagacgactgaggggcgatctaataaccatgtataagtatataaggggacaatacaaatatctcgctgaggatctgtttataccaaggaaggtgacgggcacaagggggcattctttgcgtctggaggagagaaggtttttccaccaacatagaagaggattctttactgttagggcagtgagaatctggaattgcttgcctgaggaggtggtgatggcgaactcagtcgaggggttcaagagaggcctggatgtcttcctggagcagaacaatattgtatcatacaattattaggttctgtagaaggacgtagatctgggtatttattatgatggaatataggctgaactggatggacaaatgtcttttttcggccttactaactatgttactatgtaaaatgaatggtgttattcaaaagtacaactttccTCAAACAAGCCCTTATGTCTTTGAACATAATAATGTGTTATGtctcttggaataaggggagggAAAAAATGGAAGTTAACCTTGTCAGAGTCTAAGTATGGTTTCCAGGAGGGTTCACGATCTGTAGTCTTAAATTCTGCCTTGGGATTTGTAAATTGTAGCATTGACATGATTTAATGGTGGTCTACAGCTGGGGTCCTGACAGGAAAAAATATGCTTATTAATTTCAGGCCGTGGCGGTAGAAAAGGAGCCGTGGAGTGCTGTACGAATTGCAGGGGGTCTGGTGTGCAAATAAGAATCCATCAAATAGGACCCGGAATGGTCCAACAGATCCAGTCTGTGTGTCCAGAGTGTCAGGGCCAAGGGGAAAGAATAAGTGCTAAAGACCGCTGCAAGAATTGCAATGGCAGGAAAATTGTCAGAGAGAAGAAGATTCTTGAAGTTCACATTGACAAAGGTTTGTATATAGACTGATAAATTCCCAGAATCTCAGCATAGAAAACACTTGGCTTTCTGAGTTTAGTGAAAAAtatgctgtagccagatgcttcagTTACATGGTCTGATGAAGGGTCTACAGAATTTTTTGTAACCCCACTTGCCAAAGCGGGTTATAAATTTCCCTGACCTCCATCTTTCGAATGTGAACTCAGCTTCTACATTAGCTCTCTGCTTCCTGTAAGAGGGCGAGAAACGTATAAATGCATCTGAGGTGCCATGAAATACAGCCTCTGTAGTAGTGTCTGACTGGATTCAGAATGAATTATTTGGTTGTCCACATTACCTTTTATTTTATCAAATTATCAGCTttgcagtctgtgaggaaagctgcTGTTACAAGAGCAGAAGAACCAGTTATAGGTATGTaataagtgccacaaaatcatgtccccaacacatcTGATAAAATATGGTAATGTTGACAACcccgttaactcattctgcagccagcagtgGTGTAATACAGAGGCTATAGGaggcaattgcaaaaatgattttcaaCCTTAATTGCATGCATTCTAAGTAAGGAAAAAAATGTTCCCAAAGGTTGACAACCTCTTAAAATGCTGTTTGCTCATGCAGTATCTATTTTATTTTATACACAGGAATGAAGGATGGCCAGAAGATCACATTCTCCGGCGAGGGTGACCAAGAGCCAGGCCTTGAACCAGGAGACATCATTATTGTACTGGACGTAAAGGATCATGCTGTGTTTACTAGGTATAAAGAGCCTCAATCTGACAAAAAATGTAAACATTCAAAATAGGAAAACTAACAATTTGTGCAATGTTGCAGGAGGGGAGAAGATCTTCTGATGCACATGGAAATAGAGCTGGTGGAGGCACTGTGTGGTTTTCAAAAGCCCATAGTGACGCTGGATTCGAGGACTATAATTATTACTTCTCATCCTGGTTAGTAGATTGACTTAACACTGGGTCATACCAACTCCTGGATAAAAGATTCTAGAGATCAGTAACGCCTACTGTGTTGTCTCTTAGGTCAGATTGTCAAACATGGAGATATTAAATGTGTGTTAAATGAAGGTATGCCCATATACCGAAGGCCATGTGAGAAGGGACGCCTTATAATTGAATTCCAGGTGAGTGCTTAATTGGCTTTAGGGTTAATTTTTCATCCAGTTGAAATATTGGGATGAGATTAAAATTTATTAATGGGATTAATTCACTGTAACTGCCTAGCATGAACACTACCATAGGTGTGACAATCTGGTACCATAGCTTATGCCTTTCAACCCCTTCCTGACATACTATTGTAATGTCATGCCCTCATTTTTGTTGTATTATACAGTCATCATCTAATGGAACAGAATCAGAGTGCTGACAGGCTTCTATGGTAGCTGGGGTTCTGCTGAAGTCCCCAGATACCTGCTAATGGCTCTTATGAAGAAGAGCCTGTTACTTTTCACTATTGCAATATAATGGTATTGCAGTATATACTTTCAATGCAGGTTGAAGTCCCCTAATGGTACTTCAAAATaagtctttattagtgatgagtgaatgtactCGGTacgctaacaaacaggcaatcctcacatgtattcaggctgtctagcagccgcaaatcatgcagctccggcgactcaaacataatctacgagcacacccaagatactctgagaacaccccagtgtactcgagtaacgagcacactcgctcatcactagtctttaaggctatgtgcatacgatgcggatttgctgcggatccacagcagatttttccgcgcacgctgcagatccgcactgtgatgtacagtataatgttattctatggcaaaaaaaaaacaaaactgtgcagaaaaatcagtgaagcctgcagtgctgtaagtcagatcggtgatctgacagagtgctgtgcaaactgtcagatcattgatctgtgatgtccccacctgggacaaagtaaaaaagtttaaaaaaaaattttccaaatgtattaaaaaaaaaattcccataaatacatctaaataaaaaaacaaataaaagtacacatatttagtatcgccgcgtccgtaacgacccgacctataaaactggcccactagttaaccccttcagtaaacaccgtaaggagaaaaaaaaaggcaaaaaacgctttatcataccgctgaacaaaaagtggaataacacgcgatcaaaaagactgatataaataaccatggtaccgctgaaaacgtcttcttgtcccgcaaaaaaacgagccacaatacagcatcatcagcaaaaaataaaaaaagttatagtcctgagaataaagcgatgcaaaaattatttttttctgtaaaatagtttttatcgtataaaagcaccaaaacataaaaaaatgatatgaatgaggtatctctgtaatcgtactgacccgaagaataaaactgctttatccattttaccaaacgcggaacggtataaacgcctcccccaaaagaaattcatgaatagctgtttttttggcattctgcctcacaaaaatcggaataaaaagtgatcaaaaactgtcacgtgtccaaaaatgttaccaataaaaacgtcaagtcgtcccgcaaaaaacaagacctcagatgactctgtggaccaaaatatggaaaaattatagctctcaaaatgtggtaacgcaaaaaatccgctaaaaaactctctattaaagtaaatcaaacccccttcatcacccccttaattagggaaaaattaaaaaaaatgtatttccattttccggctagggttggggctacagttagggttagggtttagattatatttacagttgggattagggttaggggtgtgtcagggttagaggtgtggttagggttactgttgggattagggttaggggtgtgtttggattagggtttcagttataatcgggggtttccactgtttaggcacatcaggggctctccaaacacgacatggcgtccgatctcaattccagccaattctgcgttgaaaaagtaaaacagtgctccttcccttccgagctctcccgtgtgcccaaacaggggtttagcccaacatatggggtatcggcgtactcaggacaaataggacaacaacttttggggtccaatttctcctgttacctttgggaaaatacaaaactgggggctaaaaaattaatttttgtggggaaaaaaaagattttttattttcacggctctgcgttataaactgtagtgaaacacttgggggttcaaagctctcacaacacatctagatgagttccttagggggtctactttccaaa
This region of Ranitomeya imitator isolate aRanImi1 chromosome 1, aRanImi1.pri, whole genome shotgun sequence genomic DNA includes:
- the DNAJA1 gene encoding dnaJ homolog subfamily A member 1, translating into MVVETGYYDVLGVKPNASQDELKKAYRKLALKYHPDKNPNEGEKFKQISQAYEVLSDAKKRDLYDKGGEQAIKEGGMGGGGFGSPMDIFDMFFGGGGRMQRERRGKNVVHQLSVSLEDLYNGATRKLALQKNTICDKCEGRGGRKGAVECCTNCRGSGVQIRIHQIGPGMVQQIQSVCPECQGQGERISAKDRCKNCNGRKIVREKKILEVHIDKGMKDGQKITFSGEGDQEPGLEPGDIIIVLDVKDHAVFTRRGEDLLMHMEIELVEALCGFQKPIVTLDSRTIIITSHPGQIVKHGDIKCVLNEGMPIYRRPCEKGRLIIEFQVNFPSSGFISADKLPLLEKLLPSRKVIEENEDMEQVELMEFDPGQRRSHYNGEAYHDDEEDTPRGGVQCQTS